A single Amia ocellicauda isolate fAmiCal2 chromosome 9, fAmiCal2.hap1, whole genome shotgun sequence DNA region contains:
- the marveld3 gene encoding MARVEL domain-containing protein 3, which produces MPEGGKYYGRDEYLPHSRDRDEREDHRDRDRNRDRDRERDRDRARNTRDQRYRDQRDPGYLDRIDSDHLDRQRNGGNDRAAFSHRDAHDYREPRHHKGRPAHYKEEMYSEDTSMPPEEIIEYEPEPSNGLYDCYNFRYILTWRGLCHVMEVLLNLLIIICVGVSYSASGVYRDLASLGGLYAYYFGGANAFTGAEADRVKALDAQFYQLKLPIYVASMALGGAVMSYACLMLVLGVLRVPFRWPHVLVVEGILDALIGLGYLPALAFYFIKLQQAYDSPTCKERQTLYESKGHQGFGCTLNGGDIVGGLFGVLGAVIFPLSAVLAFRAFRTVWELKKKPPQHLQL; this is translated from the exons ATGCCAGAAGGTGGCAAATATTACGGAAGGGATGAGTATCTGCCCCACAGCCGGGATAGAGATGAGAGAGAAGACCACCGAGACAGGGACCGCAATCGAGACAGGGACAGGGAAAGGGACAGGGACAGAGCTCGGAACACAAGAGACCAGCGCTACCGAGACCAGAGGGACCCTGGGTACCTGGACCGGATAGACAGTGACCATCTCGATAGGCAGAGGAACGGGGGCAACGATCGGGCAGCTTTCTCTCACCGTGATGCCCATGACTACAGAGAGCCTCGTCACCACAAAGGCCGGCCTGCTCACTACAAGGAGGAAAT GTACAGTGAAGATACCTCGATGCCCCCTGAAGAAATTATTGAATATGAACCCGAGCCTTCAAATGGGCTTTACGACTGCTACAACTTCAGATACATTTTGACCTGGAGAG GCCTATGTCATGTTATGGAAGTCTTGCTGAACTTGCTCATAATCATCTGTGTTGGGGTATCCTACAGTGCGTCAGGGGTATATAGAGACCTGGCCAGCCTGGGGGGCCTTTACGCCTACTATTTTGGGGGAGCCAATGCCTTCACTGGTGCAGAGGCAGATCGTGTGAAGGCGCTGGATGCCCAGTTCTACCAGCTGAAGCTGCCAATTTATGTTGCCAGCATGGCGCTTGGGGGAGCGGTGATGAGTTATGCCTGTCTGATGCTGGTGCTGGGTGTGCTGCGGGTGCCCTTCCGCTGGCCCCACGTCCTCGTGGTGGAGGGGATCCTAGACGCCCTCATCGGCCTGGGCTACCTGCCCGCGCTCGCCTTTTACTTCATAAAGCTGCAGCAGGCCTACGACTCGCCCACCTGCAAGGAGAGGCAGACACTGTATGAGAGTAAAGGCCACCAGGGCTTTGGCTGCACGCTCAACGGGGGTGACATCGTTGGGGGGCTTTTTGGGGTGCTGGGGGCCGTGATTTTCCCTCTCAGTGCAGTCTTGGCCTTCCGAGCTTTCCGGACGGTGTGGGAACTCAAAAAGAAGCCACCCCAGCATCTGCAACTTTAA